Sequence from the Gloeocapsopsis dulcis genome:
AAGAGTTAACAACTCTACATTAGGTTCAAAGCCCCTGAATCAGGGGTTAGGAGTTATGAATTACGGAATTTGAGTTAAAGACAAAATTCAAAACTCAAAACTCTTAAAGCATATGCCTTAACTAGACTGCGCAATTCGAGTGGAATCTGCTGACCAGGCTTGACTATGAACTGTTGTGCGTTCTGTCCGCACTTGAGTTTGAGGAACTTCTTGCACAACTCCTGACTGAGTTGTCACTTGTACGCAAATAGGAGTGAATAGAAAAATACTATCGCCAACACGTTCTTGATGACCATCAATTGCGTAAGTTCCACCAGCAACAAAATCAACAGCACGTTGAGCCAAATCTGGGTCCATCATTGTGAGGTTGAGGACAACTGACTTACGCTCGCGCAAAGCTTGAATTGCCTGTGGCATTTCTTCAAACGAGCGCGGTTCCATCACAACAACTTCGTACATCCGATTCCCAGCACCAGGCATTCCGATCACATTATTCATCGAAGCTGCTCCTACTTCGGAATTAGGTTCTAAAGTAATTCTTTCGCGTACGCGCCGCCGTTGGCGTAAATCTTCTTCTATTGGCTGTGAAGGTTCAGGCTGATAAGTATGGCGGTAGCCATCTTCTTCGACAACATATTCAACATCGTCGTCGTCTGCATATGGATCGTTCAAACCAACAAACTCTTTGATTGTCTTGATAAATTTGCTCACCGTTTCACTCTCCCTGGCTGTTCACACATATTAGTTAACTGGGAAAACATACTTTAATCAAGTAGGAATGCGATCGCATCTTAGACTGGGTTATTTCATATTTTGCTCAAGCCATACTCCAAATGAAGTTTGATTCAGAGGCTTTTCTGCTTGCAGGTTTACTTCGGAATACGAAGTGACCCCAATTGAGAAAAGTTCTTTAACAACGTTGGAGGCATTCAAGTTTTATCAGCTTTAAACCGATTGGTAGCAAAAATTCAACTTATAGCCTTCAATCTAAAATGACACAATGCTCTGGTTAATACTATCTTTTTTACCTGTACTTCAACCGAGATATTACTGAACTTTCCAAACTTTTTAGTAATATTACTGAACTTTCCAGACTTTTTAGTTAAATTCGTGCTACACGCTGACAACTAACTTTCAGATTCAGTAGTATTTGGTACAGTTGGTCTTGCACCAAACAGAATACGACCTAGTCTCACCATCGTTGTTCCGGCTTGCACTGCTAGGTAATAGTCGTTAGACATGCCCATTGAAAGCTGCTGCATTTGTAGGTTAGACCAATGTTGCTCTCGAATGTTAATCGCAAGAGCGCGAGTTTGGTTGAAAAAATTAAGAATTTCTACATCATTCAATCCCAGCGGCGGAATTGTCATCAAACCTTGAATATTTAAGCGCTCGCATTGGTTAAGTGCTGGCAGATCGTTAAGGAGTTCTGGTATAGTCCAGCCTGTTTTATTTGGATCGCTTTGCAGCTTCACTTGTAGGCAAATTTTTGGCTGGCATGACTCCTGTATTGCCAGTTGATTTAAACGTTGTGCCAACTTTAAACTATCAACCGAATGAATCCACTGAAACAGTTCTAAAGCTTTTTTGGCTTTGTTTGCTTGCAACCGCCCAATCATGTGCCAGGTGACATCCGTTAAGTCGTGTAATTGTGCTTGCTTACTTGCAGCTTCTTGGACGCGGCTTTCACCAAAATCTCGCACTCCAGCAGCATAGGCTTCGCGCATCGCTGCAACAGAAACTTGTTTAGTAACAGCAATCAAGCGGACTGTATCTGGCAGTTCTTTGCGGATTTGAGCGATCCGTTCAGCAATCGAACTCATTGGAAGGTACGTTGCAAAACTATTTGTAGCTGCTCGTACTCTTGTGTTTGTCCAGTACGGCGGAGCATGCGTAAACGATTTTCTAACAATAAACGTGCTTCAGAGCGACCCATTGGCTCAAACTTCATGCCTGATGTAGTAGTGGATACTAAAAAAAAGAGCCTCTGCGCATAGAGGGTAGTAAACAGTTCGTGGTGTTCCTCAACAAAACAGACTCTGTACAGTAGACCGAAATTTGGATGATTTATGTAATGTTCTGTGTTCATTCCCTCTTAGTTGAAGAAGACTTAGCTGTGTTGAGACTACCAGATTAATAATGCCGATAATATCTTGATTTGGGATAAGTATTTGAGCTATTAGCTGCAAATTGAGTTGAATTTTATCAACAAATCAAAATTGCCGTAGCAATCGCATAGTCGCGATCGTGACTCAAACTCAACTGCCAAGACAAATCTTTGTTCCAAGTTGCAACTAACGCTGCGGCTCTCCCGTGTAAGTATACTGTAGGTGCGCCACTTGTTTGACGCTGAATTTCAATGTCGGTGTAACTAACACCCCGCCATCCTGTTGTAAGTGCTTTTGCTACAGCTTCTTTTGCTGCCCAACGTCCAGCAAGTTGATGAATTGAAGGGCGACTAAATGAGTCTATCGTATATCCGCAATCGTGTTGTTCAATTGGAGTATAAACGCGGTATAAAAAGCGATCGCCAAAGCGCTCAACAGCTGCTTGAATGCGTGGAATATAAACAATGTCGGTTCCCAATCGAATCATTATATTAGGGGTCAGGGAGTTGAAGAAGCTTCAGGGGCAGAAGGGCTTGAGGAGAATACTGTTTTCTATCTATTCAAAACTCAAAACTCAAAACTCAAAACTAATCACTCACCTCTCGTTTTATCGATTGCGGCAAGTTGTGCCTGGGCTTTATGTAGCGATTCATGCCATTCTCGTTCTGGATCGCTATCAGCAACGATACCAGCGCCAACTTGACCCCAAACTTGAGTAGCTAGGGTGTTAGAAGGTACACGAGCAAGTAAAAGCGTGCGAATTAAGATATTCAAATCTATGTTACCGCGCCAATCGAGATAACCACAGGAACCATAAAATAAGCTACGCCGGACAGGTTCTAATTCTTCAATAATTTCCATGCAGCGTACTTTTGGGCAACCAGTAATTGTTCCCCCAGGAAACATTGCTTGAATTAAATCAATTGGGCTGTAGCTTGCATTCAAAGTGCCTTTAACATTACTGACAAGGTGCATAACATGGCTGTAGCGCTCAATTACGAGTAACTCATCAACTGCAACTGAACCCCAGGTACACACTCGCCCTAAGTCATTGCGTTCGAGATCGACAAGCATAATGTGTTCAGCTCTTTCTTTAGTGTTTGAAAGTAACTCTTGGGCAAGTTGGCTGTCTTGTTCGGGTGTAGCACCACGCGATCGCGTTCCGGCAATTGGTCTTGTTGTGGCTTGTTGTCCGACAAGCTGTACTAATCTTTCGGGTGAGCAACTCGCAATTTCTCCCCAAGGCGATCGCCAGTAACTCGCAAATGGTGATGGGTTAATTTTCTGCAACGTTTGATAAATTTCCCAACCCGATGCAGTTGTCTGAGTTTCAAACCGCAGCGAAAGATTTGCCTGAAAAATATCGCCTGCTTGGATGTATTTTTTAGCACGCCAGGCTGCGTGTTCGTACTCAGCTTGGGACGTGAGGAAGATGGGAGGAGCTGGGGGAGTTGGGAAAGATGGGGGAGTTGGGAAAGATGGGGGAGTTGCTAGATCGCTTTGTAGCTTATCTAGTTGCTGAAGATTGGAGGTAGCTAGGTGAAGATTTTGCTGCCAATGATCGAGAACTGTGAAGCATTCTGGTTCGTACCAAAATGCTACCGGAAAGGGTAATGAATCTTGTTTGAGAGTTGGTAGTTTTTCTAATTCCCATGCTAAATCGTACCCCAACCATCCCAGCCAACCACCAGTAAAGGGCAAAGTAGATTGAGGAGACGGGATAACTTGCTTATTTGTAGCACTGAGGAGTCGCTGACGGAGACATCGTAAAATATTGCCTACTGCTGGAGTCCATAATTGCAGACAGCCATTAATTGTCCGAGGAGCGCCCGCACAGATTGAGTAGCGAGTTTGGATTAATTGCTCTGGTGGTGGATAGGGGCTTTCTAACAGAGTTGCAATAGCATCATTCGCAAACAAAGCAGCAAAAATTTGCGTACCAGTACGATTTTCTAGAGGAAGCGATCGCCAGTACCACGGTTGCATTTACACTTCGTTACCCCACACAAATCTTGCTCCCCACAAAGCAATCAAACATACTATAGCAATCCAGTCACGGCTTCTTAAGCGGAGGTCGTGCCATTGGACGCGATGCTCGTTTGGGCTTGTAAATCCCCTTACCATCATGGCATTAGCCATTTGTTCAGCTCGCAGTAAGAGATTTTCTAGCAACCGTTCTGCTACCAGCATCCAAACTTTCACAGCACCTTTCAACCCTAGTTTTTTCCAGTTAATTGCTCGCGTACGCACTGAACGAGCTAAGTTTTGCACTTCTTCTAAAACCAAGGGGATAAACCGCAACGCTAGTGTCAAAGTTAAGGCAACTTCCGTCACAGGAAACTTCAACCAGCGTAAAGGACGCATCAAGCTTTCAATTCCGGCGGTAATCTCTTCTGGTGCAGTTGTCAATAAAAACAAGTTAGTACTGTAAATCAGCGTAAACAGAATCGTACTTAAGCGGATTGCCAAAACTAAAGAGCGACGAGTCACTGTAATTGGTCCGCGCTGAAAGAGAACGTACTGGTAATCTGAAGGTTGGGGTATAAAATTTAACGTGTCACTTGGTAAGCGAGGTTGATAATCGATGCTGAGGGTATCTGGACTAACAGCACCTAGTATTAACACAAAAAACGCCACCGTTAATAGCCAACCCATTTGCTGACGCCACACTCGTAGGGGAATTTTGGCTGCAAATGTAATTAGCACTAGCAGTCCCACCACCATAATTCGCCAAGGAGAGTTTGCCAAAATGGGAACAAGTAAAAAGCTCAATAGCCAAGCTAACTTCACCCTAGGATCGAGCCGATGCAACCAAGTCACCGGTTGTTCTAGATAAAGCCCCATTGGTAGTGAGCGGAGTAGATCCATGTTTTAAAGGAGTCGGAGGTCACAAAGAGCTGTTCTTGAGCTGGGGGAGTTATGAGTTGAGCTGGGGGAGTTATGAGTTCTCAGTTTTGAGTGTTGAGTTTAAGAAAGTTTAATAAATGCCTCCGGCACGCTGCGCGAACAAAACTTAAAATTCAAAATTCAAAACTACTCACTCACCCCTCACTCCTCACTCCTCTTTACACGCGAGTAGCACGATTAGCAGTGTTTTCAACATCGCGGCCTTTTTTACTACGCCATAGTAGACGAATGGGAGTTCCGCTGAAGCCTAGTTGTTGCCGAAATTGACGTTCGATGTAGCGCCGATAGTTTGTGTTAAAACGTTCTGCTTCATTGACGAATAGTGCGATCGCTGGAGGCTGGGTGCTAACCTGTGTACCGTAGTAAATTTTACCTTGGCGTCCTTGACGATTGGTAGGCGGTGAATGCCATCGGATAGCTTCTTCAAGAATTTCATTGACGACAGCAGTAGAAACTCGACGTTTGTGTGCTTCGGCTGCTGTGGTGACAAGATCCAAGATTTTCTCAATTCGCTGTCCTGTTTTAGCGCTGACAAAAATCATTTCTGCCCAATCAACAAAATGCAGTCTTTCTTTCGTGTGCTTTTCGTAATCGTAAATTGTATACGAGTCTTTTTCTACCGCATCCCATTTGTTCACGACGATGACACAAGCACGTCCTTCTTCCACAATCCGTCCTATCAGCTTTTGATCTTGTTCGGTAACTCCATCAAGTGCATCAATAACTAATAAAACGACATCAGCACGGCGAATTGCTTTGAATGCACGATTAATGCCAAAAAATTCTGGTCCGTACTCAACGTTCTTCTTTCTGCGGATACCAGCAGTGTCAATCAGCCGATATATTTGTCCTTGCCGTTCGATAACGGTATCAATTGTATCGCGGGTTGTCCCAGAAATCGGGCTGACGATCGCTCTTTGAGTTCCCACGAAGGCATTTAATAAACTCGACTTACCGACATTGGGACGTCCAACGATCGCCACTTTAATTTCGTCGGTTTCGGGGAGTTCTGCTACAGGTGGTATGTGAGTAATAAGTTGATCGAGTAATTCTCCTGTCCCGCTACCATGAATGCCTGAAACAGGATAGGGTTCACCGAGTCCTAGTTCCCAAAATTGGGCAGCTTGAGCCAAACCTTGATCGGGTGATTCACATTTATTAACTGCGATCAGGACGGGTACAGTTTGTTGTCGCAACCACTCAGCGATCTCTTCATCAGCGGGGGTTGGTCCGGTTTGTCCATCTACCACAAAAATTGCGGCTACTGCTTCTGCTAATGCTAAACTTGCTTGTTCTCGAATTAACGGTAAAAATTCAGTATCATCATCGAAAACGAGTCCGCCTGTGTCAACTACTACGAATTCGCGATCACTCCAGTAGGCATTTGAGTATGTGCGATCGCGTGTGACGCCTGGTTCATCATAGACAATCGCATCCTGCGCGCCAGCTAAACGATTGACTAGCGTTGATTTACCCACATTTGGGCGTCCGATAATAGCAACAATGGGCAAAGACATAATCTATCTGTGGCTGCAAGCTTTAGTCTTCTATTCTAGCTGCTTTCATCATGACGTCACAAAGAAGGGGCGAGGAGTGTTAGCGTTCACGAAGTGTAGCGTTCACGTAGTGTAGCGAAGCGTCTAGCGTTTAGCGGGACGAAGTCCGGGGTGAGGGCAGAGTGGCTTAAAAGTATGAGATTAGAAACAAGGAATCATTATCTCTCGGCTCAATGCATCTTGCCATAATTCTTTTTTCTTTTGGTGGGATGTTTTACCCACCTCTAAAGAATTGTTTTTAATCCCCTCACCCCTCTGAAGAACTACGAAGACTCAATACTTTCTTCCGTTGTTGGTATTTTTTGCCCCATTTTAGGTTCCGTACCAGCAAGTAACCGCTGAATATTACTGCGATGGCGCATAATCACATAAATACCAGCAGCGATCGCAAATAGCAGATAAGGTAACGGTTGACCTAAAACAAGCATCAAGAGAGAAACGGCGATCGCACCAGCAATCGAACTCAGTGAGACAATCCGCGATATTGCTAAAACTAAACCAAACACAGCAGCAGTAGACAAACCAACTTGCCACGACATCGCAAGTAAGACACCCAAACTCGTAGCAACTGATTTACCACCAGTAAAGCCTAACCAAATTGATTTACTATGTCCCAAAATGGCAGCAATTCCAGCAAGTGCGACCATCCAAGGCAGCCAAGTTGCTAAATTTACATTAGCAGGAATAATATTTTGATTTGCAGCAATGAAGCTCCAGCGAACGAGTGCGATCGCCAAAACTCCTTTTAGAGTGTCAACAACTAGCACAAGGAAACCTGGACCTTTTCCTAATGTTCGTAGCACATTCGTTGCGCCAGTAGAACCCGAACCATGTTCGCGAATATCAATACCTTTGAGTAGCTTTGCAGCGGTGTAGCCTGTTGGAATCGAACCCAGCAAGTAAGCTACTAGTAAAATTGCTGCACACAAAATCAACCAAACTGCCATAGTGGAGGAGTGAGGAGCGAGGAACGTAGTGTGTTGTTAGGCTGCTTTTTTTGCTGAAACCCCTACAGTTGAATAGTATATTGCCCAAGTGTGCGGATCTTCTGCAAATTGACAATATTGTTCAATGTCCTGATGAGTTGCTTCACCGGTGGCAATATATTTCTGGGCAAGTTGCTTACTAGACATTTTCATGACTTTGGCGACTCCCGATCCACCTTGAGACAAAGGAGCATCGTTTTCTACAGATAGTTGCTGCAAGCCAAGCTTTTGACAGATCGCAGGTAACTTGACACCAAGAGCATAATCTATCCCACGATGAGCAAACATTTGCAAAATAGCACGGTTGACACGGTTAACTGACTGACAAGCTGTTTCTTTGCCAGCGATCGCTCTTGCAGCAGAGAAATCCGGTTCTTCTAGGACAAGCCACCCACCCGGTTTGAGTAAGTCGATCATTCTTGAGAGTGCAACTTGAAAGTCTG
This genomic interval carries:
- the acpS gene encoding holo-ACP synthase — translated: MIRLGTDIVYIPRIQAAVERFGDRFLYRVYTPIEQHDCGYTIDSFSRPSIHQLAGRWAAKEAVAKALTTGWRGVSYTDIEIQRQTSGAPTVYLHGRAAALVATWNKDLSWQLSLSHDRDYAIATAILIC
- the plsY gene encoding glycerol-3-phosphate 1-O-acyltransferase PlsY, with the translated sequence MAVWLILCAAILLVAYLLGSIPTGYTAAKLLKGIDIREHGSGSTGATNVLRTLGKGPGFLVLVVDTLKGVLAIALVRWSFIAANQNIIPANVNLATWLPWMVALAGIAAILGHSKSIWLGFTGGKSVATSLGVLLAMSWQVGLSTAAVFGLVLAISRIVSLSSIAGAIAVSLLMLVLGQPLPYLLFAIAAGIYVIMRHRSNIQRLLAGTEPKMGQKIPTTEESIESS
- the der gene encoding ribosome biogenesis GTPase Der; this encodes MSLPIVAIIGRPNVGKSTLVNRLAGAQDAIVYDEPGVTRDRTYSNAYWSDREFVVVDTGGLVFDDDTEFLPLIREQASLALAEAVAAIFVVDGQTGPTPADEEIAEWLRQQTVPVLIAVNKCESPDQGLAQAAQFWELGLGEPYPVSGIHGSGTGELLDQLITHIPPVAELPETDEIKVAIVGRPNVGKSSLLNAFVGTQRAIVSPISGTTRDTIDTVIERQGQIYRLIDTAGIRRKKNVEYGPEFFGINRAFKAIRRADVVLLVIDALDGVTEQDQKLIGRIVEEGRACVIVVNKWDAVEKDSYTIYDYEKHTKERLHFVDWAEMIFVSAKTGQRIEKILDLVTTAAEAHKRRVSTAVVNEILEEAIRWHSPPTNRQGRQGKIYYGTQVSTQPPAIALFVNEAERFNTNYRRYIERQFRQQLGFSGTPIRLLWRSKKGRDVENTANRATRV
- a CDS encoding anthranilate synthase component I; the protein is MQPWYWRSLPLENRTGTQIFAALFANDAIATLLESPYPPPEQLIQTRYSICAGAPRTINGCLQLWTPAVGNILRCLRQRLLSATNKQVIPSPQSTLPFTGGWLGWLGYDLAWELEKLPTLKQDSLPFPVAFWYEPECFTVLDHWQQNLHLATSNLQQLDKLQSDLATPPSFPTPPSFPTPPAPPIFLTSQAEYEHAAWRAKKYIQAGDIFQANLSLRFETQTTASGWEIYQTLQKINPSPFASYWRSPWGEIASCSPERLVQLVGQQATTRPIAGTRSRGATPEQDSQLAQELLSNTKERAEHIMLVDLERNDLGRVCTWGSVAVDELLVIERYSHVMHLVSNVKGTLNASYSPIDLIQAMFPGGTITGCPKVRCMEIIEELEPVRRSLFYGSCGYLDWRGNIDLNILIRTLLLARVPSNTLATQVWGQVGAGIVADSDPEREWHESLHKAQAQLAAIDKTRGE
- a CDS encoding class I SAM-dependent methyltransferase, coding for MASNYVFSDTQHLPELERLRAIEQVFDPSSHRRLQATGIATNWQCLEVGAGAGSIAHWMAAVVGQNGKVTAIDVDTRFLANIKLSNVEVTEADVRYFEVKNASFDLVHARYVLIHLPDFQVALSRMIDLLKPGGWLVLEEPDFSAARAIAGKETACQSVNRVNRAILQMFAHRGIDYALGVKLPAICQKLGLQQLSVENDAPLSQGGSGVAKVMKMSSKQLAQKYIATGEATHQDIEQYCQFAEDPHTWAIYYSTVGVSAKKAA
- a CDS encoding energy-coupling factor transporter transmembrane component T family protein, giving the protein MDLLRSLPMGLYLEQPVTWLHRLDPRVKLAWLLSFLLVPILANSPWRIMVVGLLVLITFAAKIPLRVWRQQMGWLLTVAFFVLILGAVSPDTLSIDYQPRLPSDTLNFIPQPSDYQYVLFQRGPITVTRRSLVLAIRLSTILFTLIYSTNLFLLTTAPEEITAGIESLMRPLRWLKFPVTEVALTLTLALRFIPLVLEEVQNLARSVRTRAINWKKLGLKGAVKVWMLVAERLLENLLLRAEQMANAMMVRGFTSPNEHRVQWHDLRLRSRDWIAIVCLIALWGARFVWGNEV
- the pipX gene encoding transcriptional coactivator PipX yields the protein MNTEHYINHPNFGLLYRVCFVEEHHELFTTLYAQRLFFLVSTTTSGMKFEPMGRSEARLLLENRLRMLRRTGQTQEYEQLQIVLQRTFQ
- a CDS encoding cell division protein SepF codes for the protein MSKFIKTIKEFVGLNDPYADDDDVEYVVEEDGYRHTYQPEPSQPIEEDLRQRRRVRERITLEPNSEVGAASMNNVIGMPGAGNRMYEVVVMEPRSFEEMPQAIQALRERKSVVLNLTMMDPDLAQRAVDFVAGGTYAIDGHQERVGDSIFLFTPICVQVTTQSGVVQEVPQTQVRTERTTVHSQAWSADSTRIAQSS
- a CDS encoding YggS family pyridoxal phosphate-dependent enzyme, encoding MSSIAERIAQIRKELPDTVRLIAVTKQVSVAAMREAYAAGVRDFGESRVQEAASKQAQLHDLTDVTWHMIGRLQANKAKKALELFQWIHSVDSLKLAQRLNQLAIQESCQPKICLQVKLQSDPNKTGWTIPELLNDLPALNQCERLNIQGLMTIPPLGLNDVEILNFFNQTRALAINIREQHWSNLQMQQLSMGMSNDYYLAVQAGTTMVRLGRILFGARPTVPNTTESES